The Centroberyx gerrardi isolate f3 chromosome 7, fCenGer3.hap1.cur.20231027, whole genome shotgun sequence genome contains a region encoding:
- the LOC144539478 gene encoding immunoglobulin lambda-1 light chain-like — MLGILCTLITALTCVSGVTVVTQKPPVVTLRRGETATMDCNLGTVTDDAARWYKQVLGGVPQYVLMFYHSWSSVNYGSGFSSPKFTSNHQSQSDYRLIINTVEEGDSAVYYCKTWDSSVNEYVFGQGTKLIVTGSTLPPPVLTVFPPSSDELQSNKAALVCLASLPSPSLGFADVTWMADGSPVSSGVSTSTAVQQPGQTFQISSYLSIQTSDWNKDKVYTCKVSVGSKASEKTIKKSDCRTEE, encoded by the exons atgctGGGGATCCTCTGCACTCTCATCACTGCTCTAACAT GTGTGAGTGGTGTGACAGTGGTGACACAGAAGCCTCCTGTTGTGacgctgaggagaggagagacagccaCCATGGACTGTAACCTGGGGACTGTTACTGATGATGCAGCTCGCTGGTATAAACAGGTTCTAGGAGGAGTTCCTCAGTATGTACTGATGTTTTATCATAGCTGGAGCTCTGTAAACTATGGCTCTGGATTCTCCTCTCCCAAAttcacatctaatcatcagTCTCAATCAGATTATCGTTTGATCATCAAcactgtggaggagggagactcAGCAGTCTATTACTGTAAAACATGGGACAGCTCTGTTAATGAGTACGTAT TCGGACAAGGCACCAAGCTGATTGTGACAG gctccaccctccctcctcctgtcttgaCAGTCTTCCCTCCGTCCAGTGATGAGCTCCAGTCCAACAAAGCCGCTCTGGTCTGTCTGGCCAGTCTGCCCAGTCCGTCTTTGGGTTTTGCAGATGTTACCTGGATGGCTGATGGGAGTCCAGTGAGCAGTGGGGTCTCTACCAGCACCGCTGTTCAGCAACCAGGCCAGACTTTCCAAATCAGCAGCTATCTGTCCATCCAGACGTCAGACTGGAACAAGGATAAGGTCTACACATGTAAAGTGTCTGTGGGCTCCAAGGCTTCAGAGAAAACCATCAAGAAGTCAGACTGCCGCACTGAAGAATAG